In a single window of the Atlantibacter hermannii genome:
- the cedA gene encoding cell division modulator, giving the protein MKPLRQQNRPVITYTPRIEPAPPEHAVRMEGFKDVWMLRGKYVAFVLAKDGFLRSPSFTIPESAQRWASQIKQDEI; this is encoded by the coding sequence ATGAAACCTTTACGCCAACAAAATCGTCCTGTTATTACTTACACGCCACGCATTGAGCCTGCGCCGCCGGAACACGCGGTCCGTATGGAAGGGTTCAAAGACGTATGGATGCTGCGGGGAAAATATGTGGCCTTCGTGCTGGCGAAAGACGGCTTCCTGCGCTCTCCGTCATTCACTATTCCGGAGTCGGCGCAGCGCTGGGCGTCGCAAATTAAGCAGGATGAAATTTAA
- the tcyP gene encoding putative sodium:dicarboxylate symporter, with translation MNLPLIANIVVFVILLLLLAQTRHRQWSLAKKVLVGLVIGVVFGSVLHAIYGADDPTLKTSIQWFNVVGNGYVQLLQMIVMPLVFASILSAVARLHNASQLGKISLLTIGTLLFTTLIAALVGVLVTNLFGLTAEGLVQGTAETARLSAIETNYAGKVADLSVPQLLLSFIPKNPFADLTGANPTSIISVVIFAAFLGVAALKLLKDDAPKGERVLTAIDTLQSWVMKLVRLVMQLTPYGVMALMTKVVASSNLQDIIKLGSFVIASYLGLGIMFVVHGLLLAINGVSPMKYFRKVWPVLTFAFTSRSSAASIPLNVEAQTRRLGVPESIASFAASFGATIGQNGCAGLYPAMLAVMVAPTVGINPLDPLWIATLVGIVTVSSAGVAGVGGGATFAALIVLPAMGLPVTLVALLISVEPLIDMGRTALNVSGSMTAGTLTSQWLKQTDKAILNSDDEAELAHR, from the coding sequence ATGAACCTTCCATTAATAGCGAACATTGTGGTGTTCGTTATCCTACTGCTGTTGCTGGCGCAAACCCGCCATCGTCAGTGGAGTCTGGCAAAAAAAGTACTGGTCGGTCTGGTGATCGGCGTGGTATTCGGCAGCGTGTTGCATGCTATCTATGGCGCAGACGACCCTACCCTGAAAACGTCCATTCAGTGGTTTAACGTCGTCGGCAACGGCTACGTACAACTGCTGCAAATGATCGTGATGCCGCTGGTGTTCGCCTCTATCCTGAGCGCGGTCGCACGCCTGCATAACGCGTCTCAACTGGGTAAAATCAGCCTGCTGACCATTGGTACGCTGCTGTTCACCACGCTTATCGCGGCGCTGGTGGGTGTGCTGGTCACCAATCTGTTTGGTCTGACGGCGGAAGGCCTGGTGCAGGGGACGGCAGAAACCGCCCGCCTGAGCGCCATCGAAACCAACTACGCGGGTAAAGTGGCCGACCTGAGCGTGCCGCAGTTGCTGCTGTCGTTCATTCCGAAAAACCCGTTTGCCGATCTGACCGGCGCGAACCCCACCTCCATCATTAGCGTGGTGATCTTCGCAGCCTTCCTCGGCGTGGCGGCGCTCAAACTGCTGAAAGACGATGCGCCGAAAGGCGAGCGTGTACTGACCGCCATCGACACCCTGCAAAGCTGGGTGATGAAGCTGGTGCGTCTGGTCATGCAGTTAACGCCTTATGGCGTGATGGCGCTGATGACCAAAGTGGTGGCCAGCTCCAACCTGCAGGACATCATTAAGCTGGGCAGCTTCGTGATCGCCTCGTATCTGGGTCTGGGTATCATGTTTGTGGTACACGGCCTGCTGCTGGCGATTAACGGCGTGAGCCCGATGAAATACTTCCGTAAAGTATGGCCGGTGCTGACCTTCGCATTCACCAGTCGTTCCAGCGCCGCCTCGATTCCGTTAAATGTGGAAGCGCAAACCCGTCGCCTGGGTGTGCCGGAATCGATCGCCAGCTTTGCCGCCTCGTTTGGCGCGACCATTGGTCAGAACGGTTGTGCGGGTCTGTACCCGGCGATGCTGGCCGTGATGGTGGCACCGACCGTGGGTATCAACCCACTGGATCCGCTGTGGATCGCCACGCTGGTGGGTATTGTGACCGTGAGCTCCGCAGGCGTTGCCGGCGTGGGCGGCGGCGCGACCTTCGCAGCATTAATCGTGCTGCCCGCCATGGGCCTGCCGGTTACCCTGGTGGCGCTGCTCATCTCGGTAGAACCGTTAATCGACATGGGCCGTACCGCCCTGAACGTGAGCGGCTCCATGACCGCCGGGACGCTCACCAGCCAGTGGCTGAAACAAACCGATAAAGCGATTCTGAACAGCGACGACGAAGCCGAACTCGCGCACCGTTAA
- the ydjM gene encoding putative membrane-bound metal-dependent hydrolase produces MTAEGHLFFSIACAVFAKNAELTPVLAQGDWWHIIPSAILTCLLPDIDHPKSLLGQRLKWISKPVARAFGHRGFTHSLLAVFIALTLFYLKVPDSWIIPADAIQGMVLGYLSHILADMLTPAGVPLLWPCRWRFRLPILVPQKGNQLERVLCMAFFVYAVWMPQSLPENSAVRWSSQMINSLQYQFDRFIHHQTER; encoded by the coding sequence ATGACGGCGGAAGGCCACCTCTTTTTCTCGATAGCGTGCGCGGTGTTTGCCAAAAACGCCGAGCTCACTCCTGTGCTGGCGCAGGGGGACTGGTGGCATATTATCCCGTCGGCAATACTCACCTGCCTGCTGCCGGATATCGATCATCCGAAGTCGCTGTTAGGGCAACGGCTGAAATGGATTTCGAAACCGGTGGCCCGGGCGTTCGGTCACCGGGGCTTTACGCACAGCTTGCTGGCGGTGTTTATTGCCCTGACGCTGTTCTATCTGAAGGTGCCTGACAGCTGGATTATTCCCGCCGATGCGATTCAGGGAATGGTGTTGGGATATCTGAGCCATATTCTGGCCGATATGCTGACGCCTGCGGGGGTGCCTCTGCTGTGGCCGTGCCGCTGGCGTTTTCGTCTGCCCATACTGGTGCCGCAAAAAGGGAATCAGCTTGAGCGCGTATTATGTATGGCTTTTTTCGTGTATGCGGTGTGGATGCCGCAAAGTCTGCCGGAAAACAGCGCCGTTCGGTGGTCATCACAGATGATCAATTCGCTGCAGTATCAGTTCGATCGGTTTATTCATCACCAGACCGAACGATAA